A segment of the Scophthalmus maximus strain ysfricsl-2021 chromosome 11, ASM2237912v1, whole genome shotgun sequence genome:
tttatacaacTCCCCCAGCAGCGATGAACACTGATAAATCTGTGAAACACATTAATGTTTAGAAAACGAAATCAAACACTtatggtaaaaaacaaaagttagaACCTGAACACAGCAGATCCTGACGCCAGCCGCTTTCGACTCGTCAGAGGACATCAGGCTCATTTGGTTCTTAGATAGTATGAAGATGAATGTAGGCCCAAATTCTCTGTACAAAACACCTTGCAGATTTTTTAACTCAAGGTTGCATGATTTACAGATGCAGATACAAAGCGTTGTTTTCCAGCGGTCGTCTATAACAAGGGTAATGATGTGTTCCGCAGATCTCCGGATAACAGATGAAGCACAGATTCTTTTGTAATTCAAATCTGCGCTCTCATTATGGATCTCTATCTGTATGAAAGAATTTATAGATGAAACATATTATgttaattatacattttacattcatacaGATACATTTGCAGAAGGAGAAATACCTTTTCTGCACAAATGGGAATTGGCAATGGAAACATTGCAAATACTGTACTAAATTCAGATTCCgatttcatttcacatgcaaTGTCATAATGTGATAACTGTCAAGCACTCATGCTCACCTCCATTGTAAGTAAAATACAGCGGGTCTTTGACTGGAAATACACCAACAACTGCTGAACTTGACATTTGCAGACATGCCTGTTTGGCTTCTCTCCATTCATagtctccttcactcctccaaAAGGATTCACACAACCATTAAAGAACATAACGTCCACAAGTAGACCAGGAAAGAAAGTGTACACTTCTGTGATCCTGTCCTGTGTGAAGATCATCTCCATGGCTGCACTCATTTCAGGAGATCTAAACAAATGTCAGTTCATGAGTACATTGTCACATATTCAGAACACCTTATTACTGTCATCCgttgcattttttccccaaccACTCATCATTTGTAGCCATACATGAGCTTCAGATCCAACAATGCAAGATGAAAAGCATAATAACCCAACCGTGAGACTGTTATTATGTTTACAATTAGAGTAAATTACTTTAAATTGTAATTGACTCATAAAAGATCCTCCAGAGATTGTCTAATTGTCTTTTGAGGGGTGTTAAAGACCCCATGATTCAGGCTGGTCCCTCGCTTAAGCATTATTAAATCACAAGCTAATTGCTGATTAAATTGTGGGATACCACACTGGGGTATCTGcatctttaacaaaaaaagacagaaaagcaaGTCAATGAGCAAGATACACATGGAGGAAATCTAGAAAGCATCGGACATTTTACCAACAATTTACTCACCTCTCACATGTCAGTGTCAGTTGTGTTGTGTCATGAGTAACAGCGTTTTTATATGATGCACTTGAACTGCAGCCCTTCGTCTCGTCATCATGCCCATACTGAGTGAGCTCAGCACGCTGGTCCAGGCTGAGCCATGTGCCAGTGGACACCATCCAAGCCAACAGTGTTAAGAAGACAAATGTGACTGTTGTCATCTCAGAGTCTCGCCTTTGGCACCTTCACGCCGGTTGGTAGGATGTGTTTTATAGCTTCCTCTCTTCTAAACAGTTGTAGGAGGCAACTTATTGGGCCATTCTCATAGGTACATGcaaatttttatttcttttttttttttgggcataGGACTGGAAGGATGTTGGACAGAATTAACCTTTCGATATTGCACATGAGCCCTGTTTCCAAATAATGGTCACTTACTGTTCACAAACAGCAATTTTATTAAGGCCCTTGAGTTTTACTGATTCCGTAAACTCGCACCAGATACTGAGTGCATTGTCCAGTGCACACAGTTTAGGCATTACATATTAAAGACAGCATGTGTCATGTGAGACatgaaatatgtcaaaataaatgtattaccATTATACAGTGAGAGAGCACCTTATTAGGTACACCATACTAATACAGGTACGGCCTCCCTTTGCTCCCAAACTAGCCTCAAAGGCAGATTGTCATCTGCCTATTCATGCTGCCAAGTGCCCGTTCTACCACATCATCATGCCATACCAGACATGGTCTTCTACTGCATTGGGCTCAGGATTTCATGTGTTGTACTTTCTGAGATATTCTTCTGCTCACCACGGTAACGTctgaaaagaagaggaggcagtTGTTGACAAAGTTTTATTCGTGCTCCACATGCGTCTGTATTTATGGATGTATTCACCCGCATGCAGTGTTGCCGTGTGACCTACATTTCAATAAATGACGTGATGCtgataatgtatatttttatttacgTATACAAGCAAATAAAGGTCAAATGCCAAGGAAATGTTACTCAATAATCCACAAGCCTTCTAGGGTAAGAATTATGACAgcagaaataaatcaatgtgtgtCAGAGATGATCTGTGAAAGATACAGAAAACATGGTCTTTTAGAATAAATCTCAAGAGTCTGATTcaagatttgattaaaaaacccaaattaTGTGAAGTGTTAATGTAAAAACTTCCATTCAGGAGCAGTTTTGTTGacattacagtatattgtgTTTGTTCTCCTGAAGGAGTAATTTAACAAGAAGGGAAATTGCTCAACATTTCTTAACATAACAGAATTCACaaagattatttattatttactataCACAATGGATGACATCTTTGCTAGTATTTCAGGAAAAACGCTTGGTTCCTTTACATTATTGAGGGAAGATTTAATTGTAGAACTTTGATAGCAGCGGGCGattaattaaaatgagaaaataatttgaaaattagaacattttaaaaagaaatgaatgacaaCAATGTGAAATCAATATTGAATAtcctttgtttttcccattATATGCTTTTTGGTATTTTGTTCTGGTTTCAATAAGATTACATAACATTTGGGgatgaaaatgcagaaaagaagtCCATAACTGGAGGCTAGAATAGCAAATATCTCCACAGCCACAGTGAACTTCCCAGGGGAGCTGACGTAAGCTGGGACAAAAGTGATCCAGACTGCGCAGAATATCAACATGCTGAAAGTGATAAATTTGGCTTCATTGAAATTATCAGGTAACTTCCGCGCCAGAAAAGCGAGTACAAAACATAACATAGCTAAGAGTCCTATGTATCCTAACACAGCCCAGAAGCCTATAGGTGATCCCAGGGCACACTCCAGTATGATTTTATCCTTATAGTGGTTCATATTTTTGAAGGGAAAAGGAGGATTGATTGTCAGCCAAAGTATGCAAATTACAATCTGTATGAGGGTGAACGCTAGAACACTGAGTCTCTGTTGTGCAGGTCCAAACCATTTCATAACATTTCTGCCTGGAAGTGTAGCTTTAAAGGCCATTAATACCACTATAGTTTTCCCCAGAACACATGAGATACAGAGGACAAAGGTGATGCCGAATGCAGTGTGTCGCAGCATGCAGGACCACTCAGACGGTCGGCCGATGAAGGTCAGAGagcacaggaaacacagagtcaaggagaagagcagcaggaagctcaGCTCAGAGTTGTTGGCCCTGACAATGGGAGTTTCCCGGGAGTGAAAGAACACTAATGCTATCATACTTGTCAAAATTGCTCCCAGCAAACAAAAGAATGTTAAAATCATCCCCATCAACTCAGCATAGGACAGAAATTCAATTTCCTTCAAGATGCACGTGTCTCCTCTGGTGTTCGGCCAGTAATCAGTAGGACATTTGAAGCACTCCACAgagtctgtttttaaaagagacAATGAGGTTGATTAGATCAAAGGGCTAAGTTTGTTGTTGCGTGTTTATATAATGTTTGaaatttctctttttcttaatcCAACCTGTAATGTTGCTGATTTCTCCTTCTGCACATGGTATGCAATCGTAACAGCAAACAGGTCTTCCCTTCTGCAGGACTTTGCGTTTTCCTGGAGGGCAGCTCTCGCTGCACACTGACACCGGCACCTGGTGCATGAGTATGTGGAGGAGTGTTCATTATGTATCTTATTGGCGCACATGTGCAGCATTCAATGACGTTATGAACCATTTTATGTGGATTATGGTTATAAGTTGATCATTAAATATTGTGAAGTAAGACATTGTGACTGACAACCCAGAAATGTGACAACAAAGCAATATGAATGTGTACCGTATGACTTCCTCCACTCCAAACTATCTTCATGTCATTCAATGTAAATTGACGCTCGCGGGGCAGAGTGGCGTCAAAAACACCGACTGTGGCAACATGCATGGTCCCTGAAGATACATGCTGCAAATTTATGAGCTCATATCTTGCTTGTGGGTCTCCATTCTGGTCAAAAGTCACTCTCTCCCCCTGACTTGTTGTGAAGTTGATATTCTGTAAATAATGTAGCACCTGTatagaagagggaggagagactcTCTTTATATTTCAATTTAGATCTGAGTTTTATGGGACATATTAAAACatcaataaacttttttttcatttttcctcctcacctgcCATGGTTGAATGTGTTTGGGGTCAGCACAGCTCCCATTATAGAAAGGGCCCCTCTTCTCTTCACACATGACCATGTCATGAAGAGCATTAGCCACTGCATAAACGGACTTGTACACATTGTTTGTGAATCTCAGCTCTGAAACATCTGTGAAATATGATTTGGCATTCTGCAAGCTCTCATAACCGCTGCATGGCTTTCTTTGAGTGCTAGTGTTGTCACTCAGAGAGCAGCCAAAGGAGTCTTCCCAGAAGTCTCTGACAAACTGACTGTGAGGGAACTGGGAGGGGTGGACCCGCCTCAGGTGCTCCTCCAGTCCTGGGATCTGAGCTCGGCTGACGACGAAGCCCAGAGAGCCCACAAGGATGCTGTGTCCCTCACTGTCGGTCAGAGAGTGATCTGTGATCCAGGCATCGCTGCCAACCCACTGCAGTCCTGTAATGTTCTGTTTGTACAGCTCTGTTGCCAGCACTTTAACCTCTCTGTGGGACATGAAGGCCACGATGACTTTAGAGGTGGAGTACCTCACAGTTTCTACTACTTTGCTTAACTCACGGACAGGACCTGTTTGCTCGAATGCCTGGTAATATTCGATGCATACCCCCTCTTCTCGTGCAGCTTGCGTAAATGTAGCGATGCCGTTGATACCATAGTCATTTTTATTACTTATTGCCCCCACCCAGGTCCAGCCAAAGAGCCGGACCAGCTTTGCCAAGGCTCTGCTCTGGTGGAGGTCACTCGGAATGGTTCGGAAGAAGGATGGGAATTCCTCCCTGTTGCTCAGACATGCACAGGTTGCAAAGTGGCTGATCTGTGACAAAGTTAAATACAACAGATATTTGTTCAT
Coding sequences within it:
- the LOC118299862 gene encoding extracellular calcium-sensing receptor-like encodes the protein MIFAIEEINQDPAILPDHTLGYKIYNSCGMTNIIKSAVDSTTGQREIIDEWNCTTADTTLAVLGHSASAPTVGFARIIGRFQIPVISHFATCACLSNREEFPSFFRTIPSDLHQSRALAKLVRLFGWTWVGAISNKNDYGINGIATFTQAAREEGVCIEYYQAFEQTGPVRELSKVVETVRYSTSKVIVAFMSHREVKVLATELYKQNITGLQWVGSDAWITDHSLTDSEGHSILVGSLGFVVSRAQIPGLEEHLRRVHPSQFPHSQFVRDFWEDSFGCSLSDNTSTQRKPCSGYESLQNAKSYFTDVSELRFTNNVYKSVYAVANALHDMVMCEEKRGPFYNGSCADPKHIQPWQVLHYLQNINFTTSQGERVTFDQNGDPQARYELINLQHVSSGTMHVATVGVFDATLPRERQFTLNDMKIVWSGGSHTVPVSVCSESCPPGKRKVLQKGRPVCCYDCIPCAEGEISNITDSVECFKCPTDYWPNTRGDTCILKEIEFLSYAELMGMILTFFCLLGAILTSMIALVFFHSRETPIVRANNSELSFLLLFSLTLCFLCSLTFIGRPSEWSCMLRHTAFGITFVLCISCVLGKTIVVLMAFKATLPGRNVMKWFGPAQQRLSVLAFTLIQIVICILWLTINPPFPFKNMNHYKDKIILECALGSPIGFWAVLGYIGLLAMLCFVLAFLARKLPDNFNEAKFITFSMLIFCAVWITFVPAYVSSPGKFTVAVEIFAILASSYGLLFCIFIPKCYVILLKPEQNTKKHIMGKTKDIQY